The Sinorhizobium fredii USDA 257 region AGCGTCCCGTCTGCAGCCACAGGCAGCCAGCCGATGCGCTTCGGGAACAAGAGCGGCTCTCGGCAATTGTTGCAGGTGAGATCGGCCTTGCCCTTCTGAGCGCACGCACCGCGCCGCTCCTTGGCGCGGTCACAGGAGTTTAGCAATGAAAGTTGCCCAGATCGCCCCGCTTGCAGAACGCGTTCCGCCGAAGCTTTACGGAGGAACGGAGCGGATTGTTTATTGCCTTACCGAAGAACTCGTCAGGCTCGGCCATGACGTCACGCTTTTTGCGAGCGGCGACTCGCTCACCTCTGCCGAGCTGGTACCCTGCTCGGATGTCGCCCTCAGGCTCAACCCGGATGTCACCGACTTCCTTCCCCACCACGTCGTCATGCTGGAGGAGGTCCGGCGTCGTGCGCGGGAATTCGACGTCCTGCACTTCCATATCGATCTTCTGCATTTTCCCCTGGTCAGGGATTTCGCCGACCGGACGGTGACGACACTTCATACACGTCTCGACCTAATGGACCTCCAGCCCTTCTATCGCCTCTTCACGGATATTCCCGTCGTGTCCATATCCGACGATCAGCGCCGGCCGATCCCGCCCATTAACTGGAGGGGCACCGTCTATCACGGCTTGGACGAGGCGGTGTTGCCGTTTACCGAAAAGCCCGCCGGCAATTATCTCGCCTTTCTGGGACGGATTTCGCCCGAGAAAGGTCCGGAGAGAGCAATCGATATTGCCACCCAAGCCGGCATGCCCTTGAAGATCGCCGCAAAAGTGGACAAGGCGGATCGGGCCTACTGGGAGAGCGTGGTCGAGCCGTTGGTGGCAAGCCATCCGAATGTCGAGTTCATCGGCGAGATCGATGAACACCAGAAGGCGGACTTCCTCGGCAACGCGGCCGCCCTCCTCTTTCCGATCAATTGGCCGGAACCCTTCGGCCTGGTGATGATCGAGGCCATGGCCTGCGGCACGCCGGTGCTCGGATTTCGGTACGGCTCCGCCCCGGAGGTGATCGAGGACGGCGTATCGGGGATTCTCGTGGATTGGGTAGAGGAGGCCGTGGGAAGGATGGATGAAGTCTTGAGCCTCGACAGGCGACTGGTGCGCGAAGCCTTCGAGCGACGCTTCACCACCGAGCGGATGACACGCGACTACCTGGAAATTTATCGTAAGCTTCCTGGCGTCCGGACCGAGACGAGCGCGACGCGCGCGGCGGCCAGCGATCGGATCGGCCTCGAGGTCGCGCAGCAACCCTGGCGGAACTCGGTGGAGCAGGTTCCGCGGCTGGGCGATCGGACCAACAGCAGTGATGCCATCCCGGTGGCCCTGGAAGGCTCCAAGACCATCGGCACGGAACGACCCGGCGGCGGACGGCCCGGTCAGTAAGACTTCTGCAAGTGTGAGGATGAGGCGACCTGTTCGCCGCCCTTTTCCGCCTGCCGCAGCGCCCGGTATTCGGCCATCGCGGCCAGACCGGCATCGCGCAGCAGCGCCACGTCATGCGGGCCGGCGATGACGCGGTAGCCGCGGTCGATCAGTTCGGCGACCGAGGCGCCGGCATTAGGCACGGTGCCCATGATCTTGCCGGAGGCGAGAATCGCCTTCTCGGCGCGTTGAACCAGTTCGCGCACCTCCGGATGGCCGGTCTGTTCGAGACGGCCGATCGAACCGGCGAGATCGTTGACGCCGATGAAGATGATGTCGGCGCCTTCTGTTGCCGCG contains the following coding sequences:
- a CDS encoding glycosyltransferase family 4 protein gives rise to the protein MKVAQIAPLAERVPPKLYGGTERIVYCLTEELVRLGHDVTLFASGDSLTSAELVPCSDVALRLNPDVTDFLPHHVVMLEEVRRRAREFDVLHFHIDLLHFPLVRDFADRTVTTLHTRLDLMDLQPFYRLFTDIPVVSISDDQRRPIPPINWRGTVYHGLDEAVLPFTEKPAGNYLAFLGRISPEKGPERAIDIATQAGMPLKIAAKVDKADRAYWESVVEPLVASHPNVEFIGEIDEHQKADFLGNAAALLFPINWPEPFGLVMIEAMACGTPVLGFRYGSAPEVIEDGVSGILVDWVEEAVGRMDEVLSLDRRLVREAFERRFTTERMTRDYLEIYRKLPGVRTETSATRAAASDRIGLEVAQQPWRNSVEQVPRLGDRTNSSDAIPVALEGSKTIGTERPGGGRPGQ